In Cyprinus carpio isolate SPL01 chromosome B16, ASM1834038v1, whole genome shotgun sequence, the following are encoded in one genomic region:
- the LOC109054514 gene encoding C-C chemokine receptor type 5-like, translated as MNRTPALCPRTMMVTSGPLYHLTLSSKNGTLDDEPDTDAPYDYFDYYAGYVDLSGFSCVYEVHGAFILPVLYSLFFVVGFLGNIMVIWVVLMGVKLRSMTDICILNLGLADLLLVCSLPFLAHYARDQWIFGDVMCTMVLSVYHIGFYSGIFFIVLMSVDRYLAVVHAVFALRVRTRTCGISASVVTWIVAVSASFPELMHLKTTENNEQKYCISYPTNDKNSYLSSRTFGILKMNVMGLILPLIVIGFCYSMVLKKLLTAHSTRKQSMHLVITLMVVFFCCWAPYNVTAFVKALEMNELITQSCDSSKAINLSLQITEALAYSHSCLNPIFYVFVRERFRRHLFKLLNRTPWTRLQFVQNYITQATVSVYSHSTNDERTSTIV; from the exons ATGAACAGGACCCCTGCACTCTGTCCACGGACAATGATGGTAACCAGTGGTCCTCTTTATCATCTTACTTTATCCAG taaaaatggGACATTGGATGATGAGCCAGATACTGATGCACCATATGACTATTTTGACTACTATGCTGGATATGTTGATTTGTCTGGATTTTCCTGTGTTTATGAAGTTCATGGAGCTTTCATTCTTCCTGTGCTATACTCCCTGTTTTTTGTGGTGGGCTTTCTGGGTAACATAATGGTGATCTGGGTGGTTTTGATGGGTGTGAAGCTTAGAAGTATGACTGACATCTGTATTCTGAACCTGGGTTTAGCTGACCTGCTCTTGGTCTGCTCCCTCCCCTTCCTGGCGCACTATGCCAGAGACCAGTGGATCTTTGGAGATGTTATGTGCACTATGGTCCTCAGTGTCTACCACATTGGATTCTATAGTGGGATATTCTTTATTGTACTGATGAGTGTTGATCGGTACTTAGCTGTTGTTCATGCTGTGTTTGCCCTGAGAGTCAGAACAAGGACATGTGGGATCTCAGCAAGTGTGGTCACATGGATTGTTGCTGTTTCTGCATCCTTTCCTGAGTTGATGCACCTAAAAACCacagaaaacaatgaacaaaaatactGCATATCTTACCcaacaaatgataaaaattcTTACCTTTCTTCAAGGACTTTTGGTATCTTGAAAATGAATGTTATGGGTTTAATTCTCCCTCTTATTGTGATTGGATTTTGTTACTCAATGGTTTTAAAGAAACTCCTGACAGCTCACTCTACCAGGAAGCAGTCCATGCACCTTGTCATCACGCTGATGGTGGTCTTCTTCTGCTGTTGGGCTCCATACAATGTCACAGCTTTTGTGAAAGCCTTGGAAATGAATGAGCTCATAACTCAATCTTGTGACAGCAGCAAGGCAATCAATCTAAGTCTGCAAATCACAGAAGCTTTGGCTTATTCACACAGTTGCCTGAACCCCATTTTctatgtgtttgtgagagagagatttagaAGGCATCTTTTCAAACTCCTGAACAGGACACCTTGGACTAGACTGCAATTCGTACAGAACTACATTACACAGGCCACTGTATCAGTTTACTCACACAGCACCAATGATGAGAGAACTAGTACAATAGTTTAA